Part of the Mytilus trossulus isolate FHL-02 chromosome 2, PNRI_Mtr1.1.1.hap1, whole genome shotgun sequence genome is shown below.
TAAGTCATTGGTAAAACTAAAAGTAAGTACATGTACCAATCTGATAAATGACTATATACTGAAATGCAGTCGACTTTAGCGTTTGATAGTTCATTGATAACATTCTGGCGTATCACAAACAAACAACTTGTTACGTCTCATTTCATTGGCCGAAagatttaaatacaacaacaatgTAGTCAGTGTGCACGTGAATTGACACAGGTGACCGACAATGGAATTTACTATGTTACTACGAGCgtaaaacaatgatttgtataCTTTACAAACCTTTGGTCAAAAGAAAtagataaatgttttgttagCTTCAAATAGTGGAGTTGAAatattatactgatattttgttttaagtaataTTCTAAGTTCTTTCCATGCAGCAACTCAATTATCTTGTACCCGGCATGATGAGAAATAtaaggataaaataaaatacatgtgccGCTTTTATACTGATGAATATATGAaccacttttaatttctttcatacTGACGATAGGTTATAATCCTAACAATGTCGTAGTCACTTATAATAAGTATCTCATAATACTGATCCATTACAATAATTAATCAGGGGTTGCACTGACattcctcttttattattttcatgctaTAAAACATACACACAGTACAAACATGTAGCTATAGGCGTAACATAAACGGAGGAAATTGTCCCCAAaagatagaaacaaaataactttaatcGTATCATTGGTGCACCTGAATGAATTCAGTGAAGGCAGGTTGTtgtaataaattgaaatgtttcatCGGCGAAGATTATTTCTTATCATGCATGTGtgaaactaaataataaattaatacttGTGAGAAATAGTTTTTTATAAGGAACAATTCTCTTGTTTGaattcggggccttttatagctgactatgcggtatgggctgtgctcattattgaaagccgtacggtgacctatagttgttaatttctgtgtcattttggtctcttgtggagagttgtctcattggcaatcataccacatcttctttttttaaatataaatgtactgtTTTCGATTTTAAATGGATGAACATTTATCGTTCAATTTAATACTGTAAGAATAGAGCTGTATAAAATTGTTGAACTATCCGCTAAAGTATATGTAGTATGTATTcgtattcaaaatgaaatacaaaacgaaacgtgtatgataaactgataaacaaaatatcaagaaattaagGATGACTAAATGCATGTACAAGAAGAAACTCACCTTTTTATCGATACATAGAAAtgatttaatgaataaacactttttttaaaaactgtttgtttctatttacaaagatataggaagatgtggtgtgagtgccaatgagacaactccccatccaaataacaatttataaaagtaaaccatcataggtcaatgtacggccttcaacacggagccactgaacaagctataaaggtccccaaaattactagtgtaaaaccatctAAACGGGTAAACCAACGgtctataaatatttacaatatataatttacgtTCGTTTTTCAACCGAGAATAGCAAAACCTAATGAAGTATATCGTTGGAGTTTGAACTATATTTAATCATCCCCTGTGCCATGATTGGCCATctccgtttttttttaacaaacatggTTGGTTACATGTTATGAATTTACTTACAAtttcgggattttttttcttcaagtaaacggaatcagaaaaaaatcactatCCTATGTCGAATACATAAAACTTGGAAAAGAATATGAAGTGTTTGTAGTAAAGTACGGTTTCATTTTTCAAGTACAACGTTAATTCATCGAGTCCATTGAGTAAAAGAAAATGCAGAATAAGCATAAGCAacagtgggggggggggggggggggggggagtaaatgaaaaaaaatatttgaattgagttttttatttttttttatcctacattgaacttttgatgtcgtcccttgatCTAGAGGAgacatttaaattgaatatttagatGTGAAAactgttaagattttaaagtttaaactttactaCCAATTGCAGAAAACTATAAAACCAATGAATTTCACATGCACATTTATAAAAGCTAGAATTGTGATTGGAATATTGTATGAGAATACGTCGATGGAAGCTTTAAACGACCTTGACCAGATACGTGAATATTAATCAGTCCATTCAACGTTATAGTATGTGTGTTCTATTTTCGAAGGTGTGAGGTCGTAGGTTTGAATTGACCAATGGAAACGATCGTTCCTTAGAGAGTTAATctaataaagtttgtttgactGATTACGTCGCACTACCTTTCGCTAAGCTAAGCCGCATATGAGTCGAGTGTCAatagtacatgtagtttaaTTGTAATCTAATCATATGACATTTGTTAAATCATGACATAGACATTTTATTCAGTACACTGACAGGACCTGattaaaaatattgcaattcATCCTTAAAATAGATATTAGAAGATTTAGTATGacgtgccaatgagacaactttccaaccaagtcacaatttgtaaaagaaacacCGTTTTTGGTTAAAAGCCTCacttcattctttttttttaatcataaacaaaaacacacatataacatataactcgtctaaacatccatcccaacaatgttagatctgtaaatttgcttgtCAAATTTTtcgttcttccctcgccgggattcgaactcatgctactgagttatcgtgacaccaaatctgCTGCATTGTATCCGACGCActagaccactcgaccacctTGGGTTCATTTATTGACATTATAGCTGTTTTTCTCATTATACATTTCACATATATACTGTTCATCGGaatatataaaatcatttttttttcattactcAATGAATTAAAACAGGGCACACAATGAGAAGTTTCACTAATAATTTTTATCCTAGGTTAATTAAGTTTTGTACATGATGTGATTAAATGGAATTCATTTTCCACCTCTTTGTGGCATACATGATATATTCTATTGTCTAAGGCTGTTGTATTGTATTGACTGCGTTCAATATCCTATTACTTATTCTTATTTTCGCATAACATTTGGCAATACAAATAACGTGCATTTCCAAAAGGAGCGAAACTTGATGCGTCAACAAGGAAAGCGTCTTCTGTTATAAGTTCACAGACGACCATTCTGATAAGTCATATTTCGATTCTAAGTGAAAAATTCAGAActtttaaactttgttcatGTCACAAGATTCTTTTCTTTAGATTTGCAGATCAACTAGATCCCAATTCTAATGCTGATGTGTATTCCTGGAATCCATGCCAACCTTTCAATGAAGGGGACTGCATGAACGTGGCTGTAAGTTTTTGAATGCAAAATTGGAACTTCTTCAAGGCATGGTAATATATCTAAATTATCGACAAACCAAATAACCCCATTAAGAGTTCTTTGCATAATTTTCGTGACaacgatttaaacaaaattagaaaTCAACAAGGAACGATTAGAAGTCCGATACTAGTGATAAAATTTGACTACTACTATtattcattttgatttcatCTTTCTTCTTTCGTTTATGATATtgtgttttcaataaaaaaaaattgttacacaaTTTcatatgctttaaaaaaaattatatatttgtttatattacaaTAATGGTGATACTGAACAGTTTCAGGttataatcaaccaatcaaattatcGGATTTGCTTTTTCGAGCACAATTGTTGTTAACTGAGtactgagtaaagttttatgacctAGGGCACAGGTGTGTCGCCAGGGTAAGTGTCTACTGTTATGCAAACGCCATCAGCCAGTCGATACCACACTAAATGTCACGATTGGTATTTAAGTTAAAGCTCCAACGACTGGTATCTAGACTGCTAAAACATGTAACTAGTGAATTGACACAACAACACATCGTAGCGGTCACCCGATTCGTGATGGTGACAATAAAACTGATGCAGAGTGATTTCAGTCGGTCTTCTTCTTAATTATTGTATAaacgattttatatttttaggttTGTAATGTCCACAACAATATTCCCAATGCGTCATATTTTACACTCGGCGATCAGGATTCTGCTGTGTTTAGCACTTCAGGAAAAGTAActaaattaacatatatttacGCAGGAACGGGTGGTGCTCAAAGGTAAGCATATAAGTACTCACAGAATGGGAAAAATTAAACGAATAGGTTCTTTAGACATAAAATATACACAGTGCAATGGCGAAACACAAATTGAACATTGGACTGGTTTTTAAAATATGGCATACAATTAATATAGTGGGGCAATTAAAACAGCTACttttagaaaattcaaataaataacgattattattgttttaaggTTGAGACTGTCCATTGTTTGAAGACTttccaaaaaattaaaccatcgGTGTCTTAAGACTTTCATGTCATATAAAAAGACAACCGCCGTTTCTGTACAGGTTATTTTCCCGTCTGTGGCCTATTCGCCGAAGACAGTTTAAGAGTAACTAATGTGACTAACAAAAATGTGTGATAAACGtagaaatgaacatttttttacaaggcCTCTTCAACAACAACATGCCCGAAGACGTCTAGGGTTCAAGTACAGTTTTAATGATGAATTGTCTATACAATATTCCAGTTTCTTAAATTCGTTATTGAGGCTCAACTGCAGAaagaacaaaattgtttttaattttgttccaGGTATAAATTAAAGGTTTTTAAACTAATGAATCAAATAATAAGTCGAATTATACAAAATTCAAGAATGCTTTACAAAGTAATGTAATGCCCTTTTTGCAGTTTCTGACAATAGAATAAACGACAGGTAGTGTAAGGGTTTATGTTCATAtccctttattttatttagatcaGCTGAATTCACATTGACTTGTGATGAAAATGAAGAAGGTTCACTTGATGTTAAAGGAGAGATTCCACTAGGAAGCGGTGAATATGTTAGTTTAGTCTATGCTATGTTTGGTAATTTAAAGACATTTCATATCCTTTGGGTATACGTCAGTCCATCTAGTCGTCAAACAAATGCTTCTATGCCATAAACAGTTAGAAGACCAGGGACAATCACCAAGCTGTAGTCGAATTGAGTACCTTAAACACTATCCTTGAATTAAATCTAAGCAAAAACAATTctaatatgaatttaatttcTACTAGGCACTATTTGTCTGTTacccacccttttcatataaatatataatttagattttaaaaacgtattccttttcatatattgcataggtaaaattgttaaatattccCGTCGTTCGGGTTAATAAGGGTCGCCCTAGCCATGCagattatatcatatataaaccGACTTGCTTGGTCGataactatattatattgtttGGGTTTCGTGCATTGTGTGTAATGTAAGAGCGGAATATCAAAGGGTCAAAAGAAAGAAACTTGGTTGATTAAAACACAGCCGGAATCACCAAGAAAGATTACAGACGTAGAAGATATGGGAACTTTATTGACCTTACCATATATTTCTGATAGACATCTCGAACtattcacatattttcaaacttgaaaaggTGACCTATTCCAGCGGCACGTCCTTTGTATATAGAAAGTGCCTCCCCCGTTACAAAATATACATTACACGGGGGCAAATAAAGaactttaaattcattttaaatcaatttttagtATTAATCAggtatatttgaaattttgtttgtaGTTTTTTGAGTTACAGACTAAATATGCATGTGTTGACTTCGGTGGAATATCGATAGGAACAATAATTCTCATATCGTAAGTATAAGATATGTCATTTTGTGTAAAGAGTGCTAAATTGGCGCCAATCCCATTACCTAGATAGTAGTAAGACATAGGGTAACTTGAAATGTCAGAATCAAAAGAGTTATTGCGTTTCAACGTCTGCGGATAAAGAGATTCGTtgactttttgtaaaataacattcTGCGGAGGATGTACAAATTCCTGTCGCATTTATACCATTTACCAAAACTTGCACGATACGACTGAAAGGAGAAGCTACAGTAGATGCAAGGTTCTCTAAAGGTCAAGTAACGATATCGAACAATCGTTAATCAATCGAAAATTGTCAATACAACCAGCCCTTTACGGCCCAGAATAAGAAaagttgtaaataaattaatcGAAGAAACACTGTCAAAGATTAGAAACTTGCAACAATTTACCTAACAACTAAATACACTAAAGACATCACTAACAATGTTTTTCAATATCAGCAAACAAATGGTCGCCTTTCAACGCTTTATTATTGTATACAAGTTCATTTGAAAGTCCACGTTGGAATTGAAAGTAATTGAACATGTAAGGTTCACACTAACCCAGACAAAGTTGATCTAATATGCATTTAGCTCTTCTTTTTTGTCATACAGATTCTCAAGTAATCCAGTAGTTTATAAATGATCTATTACTTTCAATCGCTTAGGGTAAACACAGAAAAGTGTTTCGGTCATgtccattttcatttttcaccCTCTACACACATTGCACacgaattttgaattttaattggttactctatataatatttttcgtttatattttatatactgatAGTATTAGTTTGTTTTCAGGTTTTTATGCTTTATTGTTGTATACCTGGTATTAGGAATGTCTATTCAAACCTTTGTAAGGAAAGCATCGGGAAAACAAAGAATACCAAATTATTCTCTTTGGTCGGCAGTTCCAGGATTAGTAAAGGCAAGTATGTTACAGATATCTGGTCAAACATCGCGCACATCGTCTTCTACATTCTGACAATTACTCACCCTATTTAGGCACGGTTTTGACGCCCaactacaaaacaaaaatccaaCCAAAAGACATCAAGAGATATAAAACTGTAGACATTTTACTATTCACTTTAAATTTCCtttaaagtcattttatttttgataaattgatcGTTGTTTTCTTGGCCACCAGTGATGACCTGAGGGACGAAAAAGTTAATAAAGTGAACATTTCGGATAGTTGATGGTTTATTGTCCAGTTTAAATAAGTTATACAAATGCTTTGTTTGGAGTGTTTATAATGGTGTAAACATGTTCCTTTTAAAGTTCTATGCACATCAGGGCCCTAATAGTTTCATTTGGTTTATGAGCCTACCCAGATTAGCATCGAGAGCAATCAGGTATCGTTCAAGTAGTACTAATTGTGCATTACTTTACTGGCCGGCTTGTTTTCGTACTTATATGCAAACCTTTGAAAGCATTCTCACGTTACATGGTCTTCCTTAATAGAGGCTCGCTCCTTGCATAAAAATGATCGAAGAAAGTGGTAGAGAGTACATGTTGTTGGTCGATACGAATAAGAATAATTGACATTTTACCGATTGTGTCCTAAATCCGATTATGGCATACTGCTGGTGTGTGGTTTCACATGGCGGGAATCTAATTAAAACCCGATCTCTCACTGAtcccgtttttttttatatctcacaCGTGACATATCAGAAAACGGTAGCGATGAGAGATCGGTTTTTAATTAGGTTGACATGGCGGGTGATTCATATAAAGCAGGAGACGCTTACCCTGTCGATACAAATGGCCTCGTTCCTTTTAGAGTTCATGCGATTTCCctagtttttatttattatcttgATATGCACATGTATTTTCTTAATCGATTGTTGGATATCGAACTTCGATCGATGCAGTTGACTTATTTTTCAAGGATgcaattgttttcatttgtgCATAACGCATGGACGAGTGTCATCTGTTTCAGTTAGTTTAACATAATCAGTAAAATTTTATACTACTAATTCTCTTTGatcaattattatatattgcTTCTTCTTGTGTACACCAGTGAGATATAGTGAACTTGCATTCACTTATGAGAGAAAACGTAAATTGTCGAACCTATTGCATTTGTTGAGTTTTCCTATGAATACAAACtcaattacattttatatttcaggatGGTACAGTGTTTGTTGTCACACGTGGGAAAAGAACGTCATACTCGAATATTTAAATCTGAATTCTCTGAAACAGCTTTTAAAGTATTGAACTTTAGTTGCTTACACTAATTTACAAAGAGTTTTCATATATACAAGAACTCAACAGTATTAAGTAAGGTCCGTTGTCTATTTTATTATCTACCTTCTATAAAGGCTGTTGTGATTGAATGACTGTTTGCAATCTTTGTCAGTAATATCTGGAGTATTATGACTTCGATGTaaataacacttaaaaaaaaatgttcgtttTGTGTTTATCTAGCTactttgagttttttttataccacTGTTTTTACTTGTTGGTAAAATAGCAGAAGTCATGCATTGTGTTGATAAACTCTATATGTTATATAAGAATTAATCTTGtacattcaataaaaaaaaatataataagataaCTGAAAACATGTGCGTTCAAGTTGTtctattttaatcaaataacaCTGTGTATCATCGTCATTAGGAATAAGGTACCAACAAAGCGGTTGGCTATTCTATCAAAGTCTAAACCAGCTGTTTGAAAATGCATGTCCTGTTTTACCTATATTGCATCCCACATCTATAAAGACCATTCATTTTTACATATTGAATAAAATCGATCTAAAACtctctatttttatttgtttattttgtccTGAATGCTagaaattcaaactttttgaATTACTTAGATTTAATGATGCAGTATATATGTTGTGTTCATTTGAAAAAGGATTTTCCTGTTTTACCTTCAGATTGCATGCCACACTACATATCGAATAAAACCAATCTAAAACTCGCTTAATCTGTAAGTGTAAATAATAATTCTACGTATTCACAAAACAACTTCCTTGTCTAGTGcacaactacatgtacatgtattacatggACTTACATATACTGTCGAtctatataatacatgtttacGTTTCCTATGTATATGATGTAAACTTGCAAAATGTAAACCTATGTAGTATATAAAGACCTACAGATTTATTTCATACAGATAACTCTCAATTAGATATCTCAGGTGAGTCTTGAAACTAATTaggtttaatttatttcaaaacaacgatttcatttatgttttataagGTAAAGAACCATTTTACCAATTTTAACTTACAATAATACCAAACATTAAGATAATAGGTGTGAAAAAAGTATGTGCGGGAACACATAGATATTgatttgcttttttatttttttgattcaTTTTCTTTCAAGTTTGTCACAGTGACTGTCAATGCATAATTCGTGTTATTATTTAAGCGTTCGCAAGAATAATTTTCTCTCAA
Proteins encoded:
- the LOC134706543 gene encoding uncharacterized protein LOC134706543 — translated: MKRTVILYVCFSFLIWDLVQSEDSCKKTSSCSCKFSNGAAINLNQLSNTDQTPRFADQLDPNSNADVYSWNPCQPFNEGDCMNVAVCNVHNNIPNASYFTLGDQDSAVFSTSGKVTKLTYIYAGTGGAQRSAEFTLTCDENEEGSLDVKGEIPLGSGEYFFELQTKYACVDFGGISIGTIILISFLCFIVVYLVLGMSIQTFVRKASGKQRIPNYSLWSAVPGLVKDGTVFVVTRGKRTSYSNI